The DNA window CGTTCCGCAGCAAGTCGAGGTCGTGCCGAACGGTGTAGACATCACGCGCTGGCCGGTCGGGCCGGGAGGGGACTATGTGGTGTGGTCGGGCCGTCTCACTCCGGAGAAGGGCCCGCATCTGGCCATCGATGCTGCGCAGCGCGCCGGATATCGGCTCGTTCTGGCAGGCCCGATATCGGACCCTGATTACTTCGCCCGGCTGATCGAGCCGCGGCTCGATGCTGGCACCACCTACGCCGGGCATCTCGAACAGTCCGATCTCGCGGCCCTGGTCGGAGGTGCTGCGGCGGCATTGACGACGCCTACGTGGGATGAGCCGTACGGACTCGTCGTCGCCGAGGCGTTGGCGTGCGGTACTCCGGTGGTTGCATTCGCTCGCGGTGGGATACCGGAGATCGTCGATTCCTGCAGCGGCACACTGGTTCCGGCGGACGATGTCGATGCTCTGGCGGCGGCGATACCGCCCACCACGAGACTGGACCGCCGGGCTGTTCGAGCCCACGCAGTGGAGGCGTGCTCGTCGCAGACCATGCTCGATGCCTACCTGCATCTGTACCGTCGGATGATCGACGGACCCCACCTCGCGACCGCGGCGCCGTACTGCAGCACCAGCACCAGCACCAGCATCAGTAATGGTAGTCCGGTCGGATCCGAGCGGCAATGAGAACCGCGCGGCGGCGGGAACGCGCCACGGTGGTGCGGTGGTGGCGGCTCCGGCGGACCCGGCGACCGGTAACCTTCACCGAAAAGGTCCGGTACACGATGCTGCGGGATCACCGCAGGAGCAATCGGGGTGCAGTCACTTCCTGCCAAGGGTGACGGTTTCGCCGCGGGCCACGTACCGGACGCGCTCGGTGAACCCGCGTGCTCGTACCTCATCGTCGAAATCCGCCAGAGTAGAGGCAAACACGCCGTAGTCGTCGTAGTGGATGGGAATCGATTCGGCTGCATCGATCAGCTTGATGGCCTGCACTCCTTGGGCTGCGTCCATGGTCACCATTAGCCCCCGTATGGGTGATTGTCCGAACGGTAGTGTGGTTCCGCCGAGATGGAAGATGCCGGTGTCGATGCGTGGGTATCGCGCCGGGATGGCGGCGAGGTCATCGACGTAGAGCGTGTCGCCCGAGATATAGACCCGTAGCTGGGCAACTGGTTCGTCCCCAGGGTCGTGTTCGAATTCGATCATCGAGCCCATCACGGGAGGAACCAGATGAAGGTTCTGTGCCCATGTCGGGCCGTGGCGTCCGGGCATAGCGGTGACCTGCGCGCGGGTATCGCCGCGCTGGAGAGCTGTCGAATTCCACGTCGAGAGTTGCTCTGCCGCAGCGAATCCGCGGCGCTGAAGGCGACGAGCCGCGTGCGCTGTGGTGATGATCGGTGTCGCGGGATCGAGATGCGCCTGCGTTCGGCGGTCCCAATGGTCACCATGCATGTGCGAAAGAAGTATCGCGTCGACCCGAGGAAGCTCGTTGATGTCCATCGCCGGCTCACGCACACGTTTGGAGACCAAGCCGTGTCCGAGGTATGCGTATTGGCCGGCGTGGAGAAAGTTCGGGTCGGTGAGGATGGTGATGTCGCCGAACGAGATGAGCGCGGTGGCGTTGCCGATGAAAGTGAACGTGCCGTTCATCGACGAATCACCGAACGTACGACCGCTGCTGCGGCGGTGGCCGCCGCGATCCACGGGCCGGCGACGAGGATGGGGTCGATCCACTGGTGGTTGACGTCGACGCGTTGGCTTCCTTTGCGCGAGAGCAAACCACGGCGGCGTACCTCGCTGGCGATCCCTGTCTGGGTGAGAGGGTTGTCGGGCCGGGTGGTGGTGAACGAGCGCAGATGCGCGGTTGCCGCGTCGACCCGGTCGCCGGCGAGCAGTAGCAGCCAATGGGCAGCGCGCCCTTCGCTGTATCGGTACGCCACTCTGCGTATCGAGCCCGATAGCCCGTGCAGGGGAGCGGATGTGCCGAAGACTGGCGTCATGCGCGCGTGTTCGATACTCCGTTCGCGTTCTTGCCAACCCGGTTGCTGCTCGGGCAGATGCCAGTGCGCCCCTGTGCTGTCGGGGTCGAAATGCTCACGGGGATACGCGGGCCTATCAGCAGGGTCGAGATCGGCGCCCCAGCCAGGAATGGCGGCTCGAAGCTCCTCGCTCGATCGGACGCGGGTGGGTTTGTCGGCCGAATACGGCATCGGTGCTCCTAGTGCGCGTTCGGGACGAGGATCGGTTTGATGCAGTCGTCGAGTTTGCCGGAGAAGATGTGATAGGCCTCGTCGACGTGTTCCAGTGGGATCCTATGCGTCACAATGTCATTGGGTTTGAGATATCCGTTGCGGATGTGATCGAACAACCGGGGCCACTGTCTCTTGACCGGGCACTGATTCATGCGCAGCGTCAGACCTTTGTTCATGGCGTCGCCGAATTTGACGGCGGAGAACATCGGGCCGAATGCGCCCATCACGGAAACAGTTCCGCCTTTGCGGACCGAATCGATGGCCCAGTTCAGCGCAATGGGCGACCCGCCCTGAAGTTTGAGTTTCGCTGCCGTCACGTGTTGGAGAAAGTTGCCGTCCGCTTCGGCGCCGACGGCATCGATGGCGACATCGGCGCCGAGGTAGTCGGTGGTCTTCTTCATGGTTACGACGATGTCGTCGTGTTCGGCGAAGTTGACTGTTTCAGCGTGAGCGAACGAGCGTGCTTTCGCGAGGCGGTATTCGAGATGGTCGATCACGACAACACGTCCGGCACCCATGAGCCACGAACTCGCCGCTGCGTAGAGGCCGACCGGGCCGGCACCGAACACCAATACGGTGTCACCCTCGCGGATCGAGCCGAGTTGTGCACCGAAGTATCCGGTGGCGAGAGCGTCGGTGAGCAGCAGTGCATCCTCGTCGTCCATCCAATTGGGAATGATGCTCGGCCCGACGTCGGCGAACGGTACCCGGACGTACTGTGCTTGTCCGCCGTCGTATCCACCGGTCGTGTGCGAATACCCGTAGATACCTCCGACAGCGGTGGCGTTCGGGTTGACGTTATGGCAGTTGGAGAACAGTCCGCGTGCGCAAAAGTAGCAGGAACCGCAATAGATGTTGAACGGCACCATGACGCGGTCACCTGGGACGAGGTTTTCGACCGAGGGGCCCACCTGATCGACGACGCCGATGAACTCGTGTCCGAATGTCGTTCCCACGCGAGTGTCGGGCATCATACCGTGGTATAGGTGCAGGTCAGAGCCGCAGATCGCGGCCAAGGTGACTTTGATGATGGCGTCATTGGGGTGTTCGATCTTTGGTTCGGTTTTGTGTTCGGCGCGCACTTTGTACGGACCGCGGTAGACCATCGACAACATGAGTCCTCAATTCGGCGAGAGAAATCTGCGATGTACTTCGGATAGCGAATCAGCCTCCAGCACCGGAGATCTGAGAGTCACTTGGCACTGTGCGTATCAGCTTGTGGTTGGCGAACTCGTCAATTCCGTAGTGCGATAATTCTCGGCCGTATCCGGAATTCTTGACGCCGCCGAACGGCAATTCCGGGGACGTGGCGGTCGGATGATTGATCCACACCATGCCTGTGGCGTGTCCCCGGTGAACGGGGCCATCTCGTTTTAGAGTCTTGTTGCCCCTGAAGTGGGCGGATAGGACGATGGAGAACATGGCTGGACGGAAGCGCAACTCTGCCGAGGACATCGTGCGCAAACTGCGCCGTGCCGATGAGCTGACCGCTGCAGGCAAGACGCAAGAGGAGATCGCGGCGGAGCTCGAGGTGTCGGCGGCGACGTTGTACAACTGGCGGCGTCAGTACGGCGGGATGGACACCGATGCCGCGAAGGAACTCAAGGAGCTGCGCGAGCAGAACGGCAAGCTCAAACGCCTGCTCGCCGAGGCCGAGCTGGAGAAGGACGCACTGCGGGAGGTAGCGAAGGGAAAATTCTGAGCCCAGCCGCCAAGCGCCGCGCCGTCGACATGCTCGTCAACACCATGAGTCTGTCGAAACGTCTGGCGTGCAAAGCTGTTGGGCTTGCCCGCTCCACCTACGCACGAACACCGATCGCCGACACACCCGCGGATCCCGACGCGGCCCTGAGGGCGTCGCTGCGGACATACGCAGGCTCGCATCCACTGCACGGCTTCCGTCGCGCCTGGGCGCATCTGAGGCACGACCAGGGCATGTCGGTGAACAAGAAGAAGGTGCACCGGCTCTGGAAGGAGGAGGGTCTGCAGGTTCGGATCTATCATCCCCGCAAACGCGCCGGCATCAGCTCCTGCCCGCAGATCGAAGCCGATGCGCCGAAAGTGGTGTGGGCTATGGATTTTCAGTTCGACTCCACGGTGGATGGGAAAGCGATCAAGATCGCGTCGATGATCGACGAACACACCCGGCAGTCCCTGTTGAACATCGTGGAGCGCTCGATCACCGCGCAACGACTGACCGACGAGCTCGACAAGACGTTCGCGCTGTGGGACGGACCGCCGATGGTCCTGAGAATGGACAACGGTCCGGAGTTCATTTCGCATGTGCTGCAACAGTTCTGTCGCGACCGTGTCGGTATCTCCTACATCCCGCCGGGGACGCCGTGGAACAACGGACACATCGAATCGTTCAACAACCGACTACGGAAGGAGTGCCTGAACCGCAATCACTGGACGAGCCTTCTCGAAGCGAGGGTGGTGATCGAGGACTTCAAAGACGACCACAACCATCGACACCGGCACTCATCACTCGGCTACCTCACGCCGTCCGAGTACGCTGCCCAATGCACCCACAACCACCAACCGGTCGAGGGTTGCGAGATCGACTGAAATCAATCACACCGTGGCTCTAGAACACGGTGGCCCGACTATCGGGGACCTGCCACCTGTATCGAGTCGATCTGCCACAGCTTCCGCCGCGTTGTTGTCACGGGAGTACACGGTTGCACCGAGGCCGTATGGCGATGCATTCGATAGCTCGACTGCCTCGTCGACGCTGTCCACTGCGTAGACCACGGCTACTGGACCGAACAACTCCTCGCTGAACGCCCGCATCTTGCCGGTCACTCCGGTCAGCACCGTCGCCTCGATGTACGCGCCCGGTCGATCGATTCGGCTACCGCCGGTTACTGCGGTCGCGCCCTTGTCCACTGCATCCTTGACGAGTTCATCGAGATCCTGGGCGGCCTGTTCGGAGGACAGCGGGCCGAGCGTCGTATTCTCATCGGCCGGATCGCCGGGTTGCAGTTTCGCCAGCGCCTCCGATAGCTCGGTGACGAACCGGTCGTAGGTCGCGGTTCCTACGAAGAATCGCTTCGACGCCACGCAGCTCTGTCCGGTGTTCGCCATGCGACCGGTGACCGCCGCTTCGATGAGGCGATCGAAGTCGTCACCGTCATCGAGAACTATGAAGGGGTCGCTGCCACCCAGCTCGAGTACCGACTTCTTCAATCTCTTGCCCGCTTGTTCACCGACGCTGGCACCTGCGCCTTCACTGCCCGTGAGCGAGACGCCACGAATCTGGGGGTTGTCGATGATCCGGGAGATCTTCGTGCCCGACACGAACAGATTGGTGTAGACGCCAACCGGCGCGCCTGCGTCACGGAAGAGGTCTTCCAGAGCTTGTGCCGATTGCGGACAGATGCTGGCGTGCTTTATCAGCACGGTGTTACCGAGTAAAAGGTTGGGGCCGACGAACCGGACCACCTGATACAGCGGAAAGTTCCACGGCATAACGCCGAGCAAGGCGCCGATCGACGTGGTGCGCACGATCGCGGACCCCTCGTCGACAGAGATGGTCTCGTCGGCGATCATCTTCTCGCCGTTGTCGGCGTAGTACTTCAAGATCGAGGCCGCCAGCGCTACTTCACCTTTGGCCTCTCCGATCAGCTTTCCCATCTCGGTCGTCATGAGTGAGGCGAATTTGTCGGTTCGCTCGATCATGAGCTCACCTGCGCGCGCCAGGAATTTCGCCCGTTCGCCTACGTTCATACTCCGCCAGTTGTCGTACGCAGTGTGCGCCGACGAGATGCAATCGTCGACATGCTCATCGGTGAACCCATCGAATTCCTTCAACGTCGTGTTGTCGGCAGGATTGACGGTTGCGATTGCCATGGATGGTCTCCAATCGAGTATCAGGACGAGAAATTCAGTCCGAAGTGGTCGAACGTTGCCGGCATGGGATACGACGGTGTCAGCTGTGGTGTGGAGGTCAGCCGATAGTTGCCGAAGCCCGCAACCAACTGGGCAAGTGCGGTGCTGGCCGCGAACAGTGCAATGTTCCGGCCAGGACATCCGGCCGGACCGGAACTGAACGGCAAGAACCCTCGTTGCGACTCTGCGCGTCCATCGAGCCAGACACTGGGCAAGAACGAGTCGGCATAGTCCAGAGTGTGGGTGTCGCGGTGGAACGCGGGTGTGTAGATCAAGAAAGCAGAACCCGACCGAATTTTCATTCGGTCATCGCCCCAATAGGTATCGACGACAGAGTCGCGCAGAATCGTCGGGGTCGTGGGCCACAGCCTCAGCGATTCGAGCACGCAACTGCGTAGGAAGGGCAAAGGATGAGGCGACTTGGGGTCGGCACCGTCGATTTCCCGCCGCGCTTCGGCCATCTGTTCCGGGTGTGTGACCAACAGCGCGAATGCGCGAATCGTTGCGATTCCGGCAGCGTCGAAAGCGAAGAGCCAATGCGGTATCTGACCAACGGGATCGGTTGCTGCTCCGCGGGCGCGGGAGTCGAGGGCTGCGAGGAGCGAGTTTTCCTCGACGTTCTCGGCATAGTTGTACAGCCCGTCGAAGAACCGGTCGCGTAGACGGTGGCGATTGGGAAAGAAGTACGACCAGTTTCCGGCGGTACGCAAAGTCCATAGCGCGTCGGTGAGACTCGAATCGTCACGTGCTGCGTCGCCGAGAGTAATTCGACGAACCGCGCACCACCACACACTGGTGAACTGGCCCGCGTCGAACTCCGGATTTCGGCGGCTTTCGACGACGAATGACGACATTTCTTCGTCGATCGCGGTAGCGAACGGCCTAGCCATACTGTGCAGTGTCTCGGGGGTTTCGAGCGCAGCCTCGTTGACGGGGCGACGAGATCTACGCGCCCTGTCATTCGAGATCAGCAGCCCGCGAGGTTGAAACGGGGCGAGAGCAGAGCGTTTCTCGCGGTTGGCGGCCGTAAATCGCGCGGGCGTGTCATCGAGGATGTTCGACGCGTCGTCCGGGTCGAGTACGACCACGACCGTGCGCCCCGGTATGTCCAGTTCGACAGGCCCGCTGCCGAATTCGGCACGCAACTTCGTGACGGTCTTCAGTGCGATCGAGTCGGCGTCGAATTTTTCGAGGATTTTCATCGCGACGCGGCGCCGAGCGATGACACCGGCTGCCACTGGTGGAAAGCCCAGCTTCACTGCCGTCGTGATCGCTCTTGCGCCTGTGATGCGTCGGGCGTGAAGAGGAGATGAAACCTGTTCATGCCGTTCATTGGGGGTTTGCTCCGATGAGGAAAGCGCCATATGCAGGCCCTACCCCGGAATTCTCCGAACAAACGTGCGGCCGAGTACGAATTCACATCGGCACCGTTGTCTTCAGCCAACCGTCTTCACGGCGGTCGAAGGTCTTGTAGGCGTCGATCATCGCGGTTGGCTCGGTGTGCTGCGAGATGAACCTGGTGGGATCCAGGTCGCCTCGGGCGACCTTCGCCAACAGTCCGGGTATGTACCGTCGATGATTGCAGTTCCCCGCCTGGACAGTGATATTCCGGTTCATCATTTCGCCGATGGGAAAAGAATCGAACGTGGGCGAATACACCCCGATGATTCCGATGGTTCCGGCCTTGGCGCTGGCGCGCACCGCCCATCTGGCGGAAAGGGACGGCGCGTCACCTGCAAGCCACTGGCCCGAGTCGGTGTTGCCGTCCGGAGCCGCCTTGTGCTGCTCGGCATCGAAGGACGACGTGTCGACAGGCAGCGCCTTCACCGCGGGACCCGATTCGGGACGTTGTGCATCTATCCCCACCGCGTCGATGACGCGATCGGCGCCGATCCCACCGGTCAACTCCAGTACGGCGGCAACCGGGTCCTCCTTGTTGAAGTTGATGGGTTCCGCATTCTGCGTTTGTGCTGTCTCGAGGCGAGAATCGATGCCGTCGACCACGATGACCCTCGACGCGCCCTGAAGTTTCGCCGAGGCGACAGCGCACTGACCCACTGCGCCCGCACCCAGCACGAGTACGGTATTTCCTTCACGGACGCGAGCGAGGACAGCACCGAAATATCCTGTCGGCAATACATCCGACACCATGATTGCCTGTTCGTCGGTAACTGCGTCCGGGACTTTCACTATGGTTGTCGCGGCAAAGGGAATCCTCGCGCGTTCGGCCTGCAGCCCGTTGACAGGACCTGTCGATTCTGGCCCCCCGAAGAAACATGTGCCTGCCTGCGGTCCGTTTGGGTTCGCAGTGTCGCACTGGGCGAAGTAACCCGCACGGCAGTACGAGCACGTACCGCACGCGACGGTCGATCCGACCACTACTCGGTCGCCGGCAACGAAACCCCGTACTGCGGAACCGACTTCTTCGACGACACCGACCGCTTCATGCCCGACGATGGTGCCGGGAAGCATCCCCGGCATGGTTCCCCGTACGAGATGGAGGTCGGTTCCGCAGATTGCCGACGTCGTCACCGTGATGATCGCATCTGTCGGCGCTTCGATGCGCGGTTCGCTCACCTCGTCCAAGCGGATATCGCCGACGTCATGCCATACAACAGCTTTCATTGCTTCTCCTTGGTTTATGAGAGGCCGACTACGGCGTTCGGGTACGCGTTGGTGCTCGCGATGTGAGAAGGCCCAGCCCAACCATGCCAACGGCGAGTCCGAGGTGTAGCCAGTTGTCCGCTTGATTGACGGGAACGAAGTTGGCTCCGCTGTCGTGATCGACGAACAGGCCATATAGGAAAAGGACGAAATACACGATTCCGCCGCCGACGAGATAGGCCTTTGCCGATGTTGCGGTTCGTGCGAGCGCAACGCCTGCGACACCGAACAGAAGATGCACAATATTGTGCAATATGGACACTGCGAACACGCCGAGAAGCTGCGCGCCTGAATGGTGTCCGGCAAACGTCAACATGTCGTAGTGGGTCGTGATGCCGGGGATGAATCCAAGGATTCCCACCAGTAAGAATACGAGTCCGACGGCCAGAGTGGCCAGTTGGACGGGAGTGCGTTGGGTCGTGGGTCTTGCCGACATGCGTTCTCCTCAACCTCGGTCGCTGGCAGCAGCGCTGACATCGTCAGGGCCGTCGAAATTGTCACCGTTCATCTTGCGCAGCGCAGACAGTGTGTCGTCGTCGGCACCGTTTCTTTCTGCCAGCTCGACGAGTTGGTCTTTGGAAGCGGGATATTCGGCGCCGGACAAGTGCTTCTGTAGCTCGATTGGGTTGATTGTCATGAACAGTCCTTTCGAGATCGTCATCGTTACCGTGCACTGTTGCTATCCCCGTAAAATTCCGGAACAAACGATTAATCGTCGCTTGGTTCGGCCAGTATTCGGTGAGCCCTTGCCTTGACCGAATCGGGTGTCACCGTGCTCACCGCCGCCATCGCCTTGGACAGCACAGATGCGGCGACCACCTTTCGTTTGCCGTTGTTCATCGCGTCGTAGCCCGCTCGGGCAACGGCCGCGGGTTCGTCTTTGTCGAGTCGGCCCATGATGGTGTTCTCGAGACCGGCACGTCGGAAGAATTGGGTGTCGGTCGGCCCAGGCATCAGCGCTGTCACCGTGACACCACCGTCGGATGCCTCGGACGCAAGACCCTCGGCGAAACTCTGCAGGAAAGATTTGGTGGCGTTGTAGACGACGTGGTTGGGACCGGGCATCATCGACGCCACCGAACTCGTGATGAGAATCCGACCGCTACCTCGTGCGAGCATGTGGCGTACCACGAACGAGGCGAGCCGCACCGTGCCACGAATGTTGAGATCGATAACGGACATTATGTCGGCAAGATCCGTCTCGGCGAACGTCCCACCGCAGCCGATTCCGGCGTTCAACGCTGCCGCAGACAGCGCACGACCGTCGTTGTCGACAGCCGCGACGACCGTGTCGACGCCTTCGGTGGTCCGCAAATCGGCCTGTACTGCGGTGATCGTTCCGGCAAGACCATCAGGATAGTCTGCATAGCAGTGTGGTTCGATGCCCTCGGCGACCGCGATGACGTCATACCCGTCGTGCACGAACAGGTTCGTCAGCTCCGCCCCGATTCCACTCGACGCTCCGGTCACTACTGCCAGGCGTTTACTTCCGTACATTGGTTCTCCTTGATCATGGCGAGATTTGTAGCGCAGCATCGAGTCGTAGAAACTGGTCCGACGGCGGCCCGGCCAACAACGAAGCCTCGAGAGCGTGCCATCTTCCTCGCTCGGACAAAGCCCACTGGATATTTCGGTCCAGTGCGCCGTCAGACACCTCGGTGCACGCGATCACAGCGGGCCACGACCATGCGGTCGCTTGATCGGTCAGCTTTCCTCCGCCGGACACAGGATCGATGCCCACAACTGGAACTGCATTCTTCAACGCAAGCACCAACCCGTGCATACGCATGGTGATAACCGCTGCGCATTTTCGTATCAGGGTTTCGACTTGGTCGGCAGACGACGTCGAGCGCCAACCGCGCGGATCCAACCGCGTGTCGAGTTCGACGAAGGCATATTCGTCGCGTCCTGTAAGCCATTGATCCAACGTCGAGATGACGCTCTCGTGGCGCCGCCGGTGCCCGTACTCGTTCTGTCCCGATGTCAACATGACACCGACGAGCGGGAGATCCTCCGTTGGCACGGTGGCAGACACATCGATCGATGGCACGCTCGAGATCTGATCGCGCGCAATGACGGTATGGAAATCGCGGACCTCTGGCGCGAGCGGGTCGATGACACTGACGCCGAGGGCAATTCGCCGACAATGAGCGAATACACGATGCATTTCCGCGATTTGGTCACCGTGGACTGGGCCGCAAACGAAGATGACGTGGGTGTACGACGCCGGCACGACTTCGTCGTAGATGACATTGCGGGAGATGACGTTCGGAAATGTTGCCGGCGGAATCGCCGAAGCCATGACCGGACTCCACGCTACATCGTGGAAGAGCGCGTTCTCGCACAGATGGCGACGTACGGCTTCGGTGGCCAAAACGTCTCCGGCAGTCGACTCTCCGTGCACGAAGCTGGACCAACCGACGACCAGAATGAGTTGTTCACTGGACATGGCTGCTAGTTGTTGTAGGTCGAAGAGGGAGTGCTCCCGTTCGCGATGACGCGTGCACAGTGACCGCAACAGAAAGTGCGGCCATTCGACTCGACACCATGTCCTAAAATGCGGCAGCCGCAGTGATTACACAGCGGTGCCATCGATTGGACTGCGCACTCGAAACTGTCGAATGTCGCCGAACGGTCACCGCGGGTGATGGTGAAGGTGTTGTGGTATTCGTTGCCGCATGTTTCGCACGTGCCCATTGCCTTACTCCTTAGCTGCCGTCGAGGTGTGAGATGTGCTTACCGCGGGGTAACCGAACGAAACCTCCTCGGTAGCGATCGCCATCTGCAAAACCCGATCACACCATCACCCACCCGAGTCCGATGAGCCCGAGAGTCATGAGGCCACAGACCAGACCGAGCAAGGGCGTCGCCACCACGGCTCCCAGAATGGCAAAGCCCGTCAGAATTGCAGTGGTGATAAGCAAGAGACGCGTCAGCGCGCGCACTCTCGAAGCGGAGCGAGGCA is part of the Rhodococcus sovatensis genome and encodes:
- a CDS encoding glycosyltransferase; this translates as MRERLRIALIASNRFPIAQPFAGGLEAHTWHLAQALADAGHDTTLFAGPGSDPALHSGRLDVEYLQLSSRARADFSMPSDGFMADHHAYQSLMLQLASDHRYDVIHNHSLHYLPIAMAPTLSTPFLTTLHTPPTPWLESAIAASGGRGTKFAAVSAHTASMWDGIVPQQVEVVPNGVDITRWPVGPGGDYVVWSGRLTPEKGPHLAIDAAQRAGYRLVLAGPISDPDYFARLIEPRLDAGTTYAGHLEQSDLAALVGGAAAALTTPTWDEPYGLVVAEALACGTPVVAFARGGIPEIVDSCSGTLVPADDVDALAAAIPPTTRLDRRAVRAHAVEACSSQTMLDAYLHLYRRMIDGPHLATAAPYCSTSTSTSISNGSPVGSERQ
- a CDS encoding MBL fold metallo-hydrolase; this translates as MNGTFTFIGNATALISFGDITILTDPNFLHAGQYAYLGHGLVSKRVREPAMDINELPRVDAILLSHMHGDHWDRRTQAHLDPATPIITTAHAARRLQRRGFAAAEQLSTWNSTALQRGDTRAQVTAMPGRHGPTWAQNLHLVPPVMGSMIEFEHDPGDEPVAQLRVYISGDTLYVDDLAAIPARYPRIDTGIFHLGGTTLPFGQSPIRGLMVTMDAAQGVQAIKLIDAAESIPIHYDDYGVFASTLADFDDEVRARGFTERVRYVARGETVTLGRK
- a CDS encoding zinc-dependent alcohol dehydrogenase, which codes for MLSMVYRGPYKVRAEHKTEPKIEHPNDAIIKVTLAAICGSDLHLYHGMMPDTRVGTTFGHEFIGVVDQVGPSVENLVPGDRVMVPFNIYCGSCYFCARGLFSNCHNVNPNATAVGGIYGYSHTTGGYDGGQAQYVRVPFADVGPSIIPNWMDDEDALLLTDALATGYFGAQLGSIREGDTVLVFGAGPVGLYAAASSWLMGAGRVVVIDHLEYRLAKARSFAHAETVNFAEHDDIVVTMKKTTDYLGADVAIDAVGAEADGNFLQHVTAAKLKLQGGSPIALNWAIDSVRKGGTVSVMGAFGPMFSAVKFGDAMNKGLTLRMNQCPVKRQWPRLFDHIRNGYLKPNDIVTHRIPLEHVDEAYHIFSGKLDDCIKPILVPNAH
- a CDS encoding IS3 family transposase (programmed frameshift), which encodes MAGRKRNSAEDIVRKLRRADELTAAGKTQEEIAAELEVSAATLYNWRRQYGGMDTDAAKELKELREQNGKLKRLLAEAELEKDALREVAKGKILSPAAKRRAVDMLVNTMSLSKRLACKAVGLARSTYARTPIADTPADPDAALRASLRTYAGSHPLHGFRRAWAHLRHDQGMSVNKKKVHRLWKEEGLQVRIYHPRKRAGISSCPQIEADAPKVVWAMDFQFDSTVDGKAIKIASMIDEHTRQSLLNIVERSITAQRLTDELDKTFALWDGPPMVLRMDNGPEFISHVLQQFCRDRVGISYIPPGTPWNNGHIESFNNRLRKECLNRNHWTSLLEARVVIEDFKDDHNHRHRHSSLGYLTPSEYAAQCTHNHQPVEGCEID
- a CDS encoding aldehyde dehydrogenase family protein, with the protein product MAIATVNPADNTTLKEFDGFTDEHVDDCISSAHTAYDNWRSMNVGERAKFLARAGELMIERTDKFASLMTTEMGKLIGEAKGEVALAASILKYYADNGEKMIADETISVDEGSAIVRTTSIGALLGVMPWNFPLYQVVRFVGPNLLLGNTVLIKHASICPQSAQALEDLFRDAGAPVGVYTNLFVSGTKISRIIDNPQIRGVSLTGSEGAGASVGEQAGKRLKKSVLELGGSDPFIVLDDGDDFDRLIEAAVTGRMANTGQSCVASKRFFVGTATYDRFVTELSEALAKLQPGDPADENTTLGPLSSEQAAQDLDELVKDAVDKGATAVTGGSRIDRPGAYIEATVLTGVTGKMRAFSEELFGPVAVVYAVDSVDEAVELSNASPYGLGATVYSRDNNAAEAVADRLDTGGRSPIVGPPCSRATV
- a CDS encoding cytochrome P450, whose amino-acid sequence is MKLGFPPVAAGVIARRRVAMKILEKFDADSIALKTVTKLRAEFGSGPVELDIPGRTVVVVLDPDDASNILDDTPARFTAANREKRSALAPFQPRGLLISNDRARRSRRPVNEAALETPETLHSMARPFATAIDEEMSSFVVESRRNPEFDAGQFTSVWWCAVRRITLGDAARDDSSLTDALWTLRTAGNWSYFFPNRHRLRDRFFDGLYNYAENVEENSLLAALDSRARGAATDPVGQIPHWLFAFDAAGIATIRAFALLVTHPEQMAEARREIDGADPKSPHPLPFLRSCVLESLRLWPTTPTILRDSVVDTYWGDDRMKIRSGSAFLIYTPAFHRDTHTLDYADSFLPSVWLDGRAESQRGFLPFSSGPAGCPGRNIALFAASTALAQLVAGFGNYRLTSTPQLTPSYPMPATFDHFGLNFSS
- a CDS encoding alcohol dehydrogenase catalytic domain-containing protein — translated: MKAVVWHDVGDIRLDEVSEPRIEAPTDAIITVTTSAICGTDLHLVRGTMPGMLPGTIVGHEAVGVVEEVGSAVRGFVAGDRVVVGSTVACGTCSYCRAGYFAQCDTANPNGPQAGTCFFGGPESTGPVNGLQAERARIPFAATTIVKVPDAVTDEQAIMVSDVLPTGYFGAVLARVREGNTVLVLGAGAVGQCAVASAKLQGASRVIVVDGIDSRLETAQTQNAEPINFNKEDPVAAVLELTGGIGADRVIDAVGIDAQRPESGPAVKALPVDTSSFDAEQHKAAPDGNTDSGQWLAGDAPSLSARWAVRASAKAGTIGIIGVYSPTFDSFPIGEMMNRNITVQAGNCNHRRYIPGLLAKVARGDLDPTRFISQHTEPTAMIDAYKTFDRREDGWLKTTVPM
- a CDS encoding DUF4383 domain-containing protein; its protein translation is MSARPTTQRTPVQLATLAVGLVFLLVGILGFIPGITTHYDMLTFAGHHSGAQLLGVFAVSILHNIVHLLFGVAGVALARTATSAKAYLVGGGIVYFVLFLYGLFVDHDSGANFVPVNQADNWLHLGLAVGMVGLGLLTSRAPTRTRTP
- a CDS encoding DUF2795 domain-containing protein — encoded protein: MTINPIELQKHLSGAEYPASKDQLVELAERNGADDDTLSALRKMNGDNFDGPDDVSAAASDRG
- a CDS encoding SDR family NAD(P)-dependent oxidoreductase, which encodes MYGSKRLAVVTGASSGIGAELTNLFVHDGYDVIAVAEGIEPHCYADYPDGLAGTITAVQADLRTTEGVDTVVAAVDNDGRALSAAALNAGIGCGGTFAETDLADIMSVIDLNIRGTVRLASFVVRHMLARGSGRILITSSVASMMPGPNHVVYNATKSFLQSFAEGLASEASDGGVTVTALMPGPTDTQFFRRAGLENTIMGRLDKDEPAAVARAGYDAMNNGKRKVVAASVLSKAMAAVSTVTPDSVKARAHRILAEPSDD
- a CDS encoding polysaccharide pyruvyl transferase family protein, with translation MSSEQLILVVGWSSFVHGESTAGDVLATEAVRRHLCENALFHDVAWSPVMASAIPPATFPNVISRNVIYDEVVPASYTHVIFVCGPVHGDQIAEMHRVFAHCRRIALGVSVIDPLAPEVRDFHTVIARDQISSVPSIDVSATVPTEDLPLVGVMLTSGQNEYGHRRRHESVISTLDQWLTGRDEYAFVELDTRLDPRGWRSTSSADQVETLIRKCAAVITMRMHGLVLALKNAVPVVGIDPVSGGGKLTDQATAWSWPAVIACTEVSDGALDRNIQWALSERGRWHALEASLLAGPPSDQFLRLDAALQISP